In Triticum urartu cultivar G1812 chromosome 6, Tu2.1, whole genome shotgun sequence, the following proteins share a genomic window:
- the LOC125512307 gene encoding aluminum-activated malate transporter 10-like gives MEAAARDAQSGLEWRGAGPGGAAGAGGGEAGPAGRAWAWLVACVLMLGATVSGFAKKVWKIGADDPRRVVHGLKVGVALTLVSVFYYTRPLYDGVGGASMWAIMTVVVIFEYTVGGSVYKGFNRAVATASAGVLALGVNWVASKSGDKLEPVITTGSLFLLAAAATFSRFIPTVKARFDYGVTIFILTYSLVAVSGYRVDELVELAQQRLVTIAIGIFICLAVCVLIWPVWAGQELHQLTVRNMEKLAAAVEGCVEEYFGEEEGAQAKSEGYKCVLNSKASEDSQANLARWEPAHGKFGFRHPYAQYTKLGAAMRHCAYCVETLKSCVGAELQAPESVKRLLADVCTRLGAQCGRVLREASSSVATMTTSPALDFAVADMNTAVHELQGDMRELPFTLAGEPGEASLIDAMPLFTVASLLTEISTRIESVVDAVDTMASLASFKQADDDDDKKGDAELKTKVHPLNETDSDEPPEENKTTKPSEQV, from the exons ATGGAGGCCGCTGCGAGGGACGCGCAGAGCGGGCTGGAGTGGCGGGGGGCGGGGCCGGggggggcggcgggggcgggggggggCGAGGCCGGGCCGGCCGGGAGGGCCTGGGCGTGGCTGGTCGCCTGCGTGCTCATGCTCGGGGCCACGGTGTCCGGCTTCGCCAAGAAGGTGTGGAAGATTGGCGCCGACGATCCGAGGAGAGTGGTGCACGGCCTCAAAGTCGGCGTTGCGCTTACCTTGGTCTCCGTCTTCTACTACACCAGGCCGCTCTACGACGGCGTCGGCGGGGCTTCCATGTGGGCCATCATGACCGTCGTCGTCATTTTCGAGTACACTGTTG GCGGCAGCGTGTACAAAGGGTTCAACCGGGCCGTGGCGACGGCGAGCGCCGGCGTGCTCGCGCTGGGCGTGAACTGGGTGGCGAGCAAGTCCGGCGACAAGCTCGAGCCGGTCATCACCACTGGCTCCCTCTTTCTTCTTG CTGCGGCAGCCACCTTCTCGCGGTTCATACCGACGGTGAAGGCCCGGTTCGACTACGGCGTGACCATCTTCATCCTGACATACAGCCTGGTGGCCGTGTCGGGGTACCGCGTCGACGAGCTGGTGGAGCTGGCGCAGCAGCGGCTTGTCACCATCGCCATCGGCATCTTCATCTGCCTCGCCGTCTGCGTGCTCATCTGGCCCGTGTGGGCCGGCCAGGAGCTGCACCAGCTCACGGTGCGCAACATGGAGAAGCTCGCGGCCGCCGTGGAGGGCTGCGTCGAGGAATACTTCGGCGAGGAGGAGGGCGCGCAGGCCAAGTCGGAGGGCTACAAGTGCGTGCTCAACTCCAAGGCGTCCGAGGACTCGCAGGCCAACCTGGCGCGGTGGGAGCCCGCGCACGGCAAGTTCGGCTTCCGCCACCCCTACGCCCAGTACACCAAGCTCGGCGCCGCCATGCGCCACTGCGCCTACTGCGTGGAGACCCTCAAGAGCTGCGTCGGCGCCGAGCTCCAGGCCCCCGAGAGCGTGAAGCGGCTGCTCGCCGACGTGTGCACGAGGCTGGGCGCGCAGTGCGGGCGGGTGCTGAGGGAGGCGTCCAGCTCCGTGGCCACGATGACGACCTCCCCGGCGCTGGACTTCGCCGTGGCAGACATGAACACGGCCGTGCACGAGCTGCAGGGCGACATGCGGGAGCTCCCGTTCACGCTGGCCGGGGAGCCGGGGGAGGCGTCGCTGATCGACGCCATGCCGCTCTTCACCGTGGCGTCGCTGCTGACGGAGATATCGACGAGGATCGAGAGCGTGGTCGACGCCGTGGACACGATGGCCAGCCTCGCCAGCTTCAAGCAGGCGGACGATGATGACGACAAAAAGGGAGACGCCGAGCTGAAAACGAAAGTACATCCATTGAACGAGACAGACTCCGATGAGCCACCTGAAGAAAACAAAACAACCAAACCTTCTGAGCAGGTTTAG